A portion of the Meriones unguiculatus strain TT.TT164.6M chromosome 11, Bangor_MerUng_6.1, whole genome shotgun sequence genome contains these proteins:
- the Pdc gene encoding phosducin: MEEATSQSLDEDFEGQATHTGPKGVINDWRKFKLESEDGDSIPPSKKEILRQMSSPQSRDDKDSKERVSRKMSIQEYELIQDKEDEDCLRKYRRQCMQDMHQKLSFGPRYGFVYELETGEQFLEAIEKEQKITTIVVNIYEDGVKGCDALNSSLACLASEYPMVKFCKIKASNTGAGDRFSSAVLPTLLVYKGGELISNFISVAEQFAEEFFAGDVESFLNEYGLLPEREIHDLEQTNMEDDDNE, translated from the exons ATGGAAGAAGCCACAAGCCAAAGCCTAGATGAAGACTTTGAAGGACAGGCCACGCACACAG GACCCAAAGGTGTAATAAATGATTGGAGAAAGTTTAAATTAGAAAGTGAAGATGGTGATTCCATTCCACCCAGCAAGAAGGAGATCCTCAGACAAATGTCCTCCCCTCAGAGCCGAGATGACAAAGACTCCAAAGAAAGGGTCAGCAGGAAG ATGAGCATTCAAGAATATGAACTGATTCAAGACAAAGAAGATGAAGATTGCCTTCGCAAATACCGTAGACAGTGCATGCAGGACATGCACCAGAAGCTGAGTTTTGGGCCTAGATATGGGTTTGTGTACGAGCTGGAAACAGGGGAGCAATTCCTGGAAGCCATTGAAAAGGAGCAGAAGATCACCACCATCGTGGTCAATATTTATGAAGATGGGGTCAAGGGCTGTGATGCGCTCAACAGCAGCTTAGCGTGCCTTGCTTCAGAGTACCCGATGGTCAAGTTCTGTAAGATAAAAGCTTCTAATACTGGAGCTGGGGACCGCTTCTCCTCAGCTGTACTCCCTACCCTGCTTGTATACAAAGGTGGGGAACTCATAAGCAATTTCATTAGCGTTGCCGAACAGTTTGCTGAAGAATTTTTTGCTGGGGATGTGGAGTCTTTCCTAAATGAATATGGATTGCTACCAGAAAGGGAGATACATGACCTAGAGCAAACCAACATGGAAGATGACGACAATGAGTAA